The proteins below come from a single Triticum aestivum cultivar Chinese Spring chromosome 5D, IWGSC CS RefSeq v2.1, whole genome shotgun sequence genomic window:
- the LOC123121839 gene encoding putative F-box/kelch-repeat protein At3g22730 translates to MASDANDAEQATEHQLASISRLTPDVLHEILLRLPVSTLQRLRGTCHQWRGVLSDPCFIMDHANRAPEHLLLFLPRLEASASLKTAMPGRVKLFDEKWSVSTWAASSMDPDDHLFACCNGLLCFYRKYTLKIVNPATGQRLHLSKPDGRSPRDLYYLYSFGFHPATGEYKLVYFLREPRHGRSSGQPFRFDAIQVHTLGEGGWRDVRAPRESCLVNLGVVNVDGAMYWLAEEEGACCGVAVMAFDLKEETFSSLRPPPLRGCGGATDGPCGAPALSYYVTEVEKKACLVTAPFSSSAPRWRRYNAEVSGRMDVWTLESRGEDRWSLRYSVDLSPSAPRCVPQPCFVRGGKVLLHGRDGDAFCRDLRGGGEDDGGEVRLLNLRPYRYYETQAYLYRETLVPLDVYAGAAIVRSPHWPLPPPGS, encoded by the coding sequence ATGGCCAGTGACGCAAACGATGCAGAGCAGGCAACCGAACATCAGTTGGCAAGCATCAGCCGCCTCACACCAGACGTCCTGCACGAGATACTTCTCCGGCTTCCGGTCAGCACTCTGCAGAGACTCCGCGGGACGTGCCACCAATGGCGCGGCGTACTCAGCGACCCGTGCTTCATCATGGATCATGCCAATCGTGCACCGGagcacctcctcctcttcctgccCAGGCTGGAGGCCTCGGCGAGCCTCAAGACCGCCATGCCTGGCCGTGTGAAGCTCTTCGACGAGAAATGGTCCGTGTCAACGTGGGCGGCGTCGTCCATGGACCCGGACGACCACCTCTTCGCCTGCTGCAACGGCCTGCTCTGCTTCTACCGGAAGTACACGCTGAAGATCGTCAACCCCGCGACCGGCCAGCGCCTGCACCTCTCGAAGCCCGACGGGAGATCGCCCCGTGACCTGTACTACCTCTACAGCTTCGGGTTCCACCCGGCGACGGGGGAGTACAAGCTCGTCTACTTCCTCCGCGAGCCCCGGCACGGCCGGTCGTCGGGGCAGCCGTTCCGCTTCGACGCGATACAGGTGCACACCCTCGGCGAGGGCGGGTGGAGGGACGTCAGGGCGCCGAGGGAGAGCTGCCTGGTGAACCTCGGCGTCGTCAACGTGGACGGGGCCATGTACTGGCTCGCGGAGGAGGAAGGGGCCTGCTGCGGCGTGGCGGTCATGGCGTTTGATCTCAAGGAAGAGACATTCTCGTCGCTGAGGCCTCCGCCGCTGAGAGGGTGCGGCGGGGCGACGGACGGGCCCTGCGGCGCTCCCGCGCTGTCCTACTACGTGACGGAGGTGGAGAAGAAGGCGTGCCTGGTGACCGCCCCATTCAGCAGCAGCGCTCCCCGGTGGCGCCGCTACAACGCCGAGGTCTCCGGGAGGATGGACGTCTGGACGCTCGAGAGCCGCGGCGAGGACCGGTGGTCGCTCAGGTACAGCGTCGACCTGTCGCCGTCGGCGCCGCGGTGCGTCCCGCAGCCGTGCTTCGTCCGCGGGGGGAAGGTCCTGCTGCACGGCCGCGACGGCGATGCGTTCTGCCGGGACCTGCGGGGCGGGGGCGAGGACGACGGCGGGGAGGTGAGGCTGCTGAACTTGAGGCCTTACAGGTACTACGAGACGCAGGCGTACCTGTACAGGGAGACGCTCGTCCCGTTGGACGTGTACGCGGGGGCGGCCATCGTTCGCTCGCCGCACTGGCCTCTCCCTCCACCAGGTTCCTGA
- the LOC123121840 gene encoding F-box protein CPR1 isoform X2, with the protein MVTEETKSKKQRNGECIINRLPVDLIERIFLGLPVSTLLTCVGVCKHWHNIIRDPQFVALHLQCAPSYALLFSLRGLVSGEPYPSDAVLIDEAWSSSRYAVPVIGPDDFLFGSCNGLLGLYTKTSMIKIANLATGECLHLQKPAKNVKGDHFCFYSFGFHPVTKEYKITHFLGDCINGRRPHNKDRFNIIQVYTLGDEKWKDFRTPKALSLISVRNSGVVNVDGKMYWLTEDMSANCQHSVMSFDLLEESFAMTQLPAAYEDHDYYGPRKFWIRDIDGKICIVTAQTSHYDARTVLGELQIWTLDNTAEQQRWSRKYNIKNPPNYILGPHFVHRDRILTQLGSDDVCSYELLSENFKIDLSKMVKLLDFSPHGQNLQSHNCVKSLVRLEVFSKAGIVRRPKQWDGWELKKWEAWEQNLAKKETMWSRLYEDEHKKTASTQSLHARLNHLLPQILDDVMRQQICMKNNQICAAFADQQPRSLRRLNWVEQKRDEETLFARVEKFIDITMAATQAIESVHDMIGRVTQDLDRTSTSKAGIASQNHSGDGDGDTDLGL; encoded by the exons ATGGTTACTGAAGAAACCAAATCAAAGAAGCAAAGAAATGGGGAATGCATCATAAACCGCCTACCGGTAGACCTCATTGAGCGGATATTTTTGGGGCTTCCAGTGAGCACTCTGTTGACGTGTGTCGGAGTCTGCAAGCACTGGCACAACATCATCCGGGATCCACAGTTTGTTGCATTGCACCTCCAGTGTGCGCCAAGTTATGCCCTTCTGTTCTCCCTGCGAGGTTTGGTTTCAGGCGAGCCCTACCCTAGTGATGCTGTCCTAATTGATGAAGCCTGGTCGTCATCGAGATATGCAGTGCCAGTGATTGGGCCTGATGATTTCCTTTTCGGTTCATGCAATGGCCTTCTTGGCTTATACACAAAGACATCAATGATTAAGATAGCTAACCTTGCAACTGGTGAATGTCTACATCTTCAGAAACCTGCGAAGAATGTGAAAGGTGACCACTTCTGTTTCTACAGCTTTGGATTTCATCCGGTGACAAAAGAATACAAGATTACACACTTCCTTGGTGATTGCATTAATGGTCGCCGCCCCCACAATAAAGACAGGTTCAACATCATCCAAGTTTACACGCTCGGCGATGAGAAATGGAAAGATTTCCGAACTCCAAAAGCTCTTAGCTTGATCAGTGTGAGAAACTCTGGAGTTGTCAATGTTGATGGCAAAATGTATTGGTTAACTGAAGACATGTCAGCTAACTGTCAGCATTCAGTTATGTCCTTTGATCTATTGGAAGAAAGTTTTGCAATGACACAACTGCCTGCAGCATATGAAGATCATGATTATTATGGTCCTCGTAAGTTCTGGATCAGAGATATAGATGGGAAGATATGCATAGTAACTGCTCAAACCAGTCACTATGATGCCAGAACTGTTCTTGGTGAGCTGCAGATCTGGACACTTGACAACACGGCAGAGCAACAAAGGTGGAGCCGGAAGTACAACATTAAGAACCCACCTAATTACATTCTGGGTCCACATTTTGTTCACAGGGATAGGATCCTCACACAACTTGGCAGCGATGATGTATGTTCGTATGAGTTGCTTAGTGAGAACTTCAAGATTGATTTGAGCAAGATGGTGAAGCTGTTAGATTTCAGTCCCCACGGGCAGAACTTGCAATCTCACAACTGCGTGAAATCACTTGTACGTTTAGAAGTATTCAGTAAGGCTGGCATCGTGCGCAGACCAAAACAGTGGGATGGGTGGGAACTGAAAAAGTGGGAAGCTTGGGAGCAGAATCTTGCCAAGAAGGAAACAATGTGGTCCAGACTTTATGAAGATGAGCATAAGAAAACT GCATCCACACAATCTTTGCACGCTCGACTTAATCATCTACTGCCTCAAATCTTGGATGATGTGATGCGACAGCAGATATGCATGAAAAACAATCAAATATGTGCAGCCTTTGCAGATCAG CAACCAAGGTCCCTCCGGCGGCTTAACTGGGTGGAGCAAAAGCGGGATGAGGAAACATTATTTGCTCGTGTGGAAAAGTTTATAGATATTACCATG GCTGCTACTCAGGCGATTGAAAGCGTCCATGATATGATCGGAAGAGTTACACAGGATCTTGAT CGTACTTCAACTTCGAAAGCTGGCATTGCTTCACAGAATCACAGTGGCGACGGCGATGGTGATACGGACTTGGGACTTTAG
- the LOC123121840 gene encoding F-box protein CPR1 isoform X1, translating to MVTEETKSKKQRNGECIINRLPVDLIERIFLGLPVSTLLTCVGVCKHWHNIIRDPQFVALHLQCAPSYALLFSLRGLVSGEPYPSDAVLIDEAWSSSRYAVPVIGPDDFLFGSCNGLLGLYTKTSMIKIANLATGECLHLQKPAKNVKGDHFCFYSFGFHPVTKEYKITHFLGDCINGRRPHNKDRFNIIQVYTLGDEKWKDFRTPKALSLISVRNSGVVNVDGKMYWLTEDMSANCQHSVMSFDLLEESFAMTQLPAAYEDHDYYGPRKFWIRDIDGKICIVTAQTSHYDARTVLGELQIWTLDNTAEQQRWSRKYNIKNPPNYILGPHFVHRDRILTQLGSDDVCSYELLSENFKIDLSKMVKLLDFSPHGQNLQSHNCVKSLVRLEVFSKAGIVRRPKQWDGWELKKWEAWEQNLAKKETMWSRLYEDEHKKTASTQSLHARLNHLLPQILDDVMRQQICMKNNQICAAFADQQPRSLRRLNWVEQKRDEETLFARVEKFIDITMAATQAIESVHDMIGRVTQDLDKRTSTSKAGIASQNHSGDGDGDTDLGL from the exons ATGGTTACTGAAGAAACCAAATCAAAGAAGCAAAGAAATGGGGAATGCATCATAAACCGCCTACCGGTAGACCTCATTGAGCGGATATTTTTGGGGCTTCCAGTGAGCACTCTGTTGACGTGTGTCGGAGTCTGCAAGCACTGGCACAACATCATCCGGGATCCACAGTTTGTTGCATTGCACCTCCAGTGTGCGCCAAGTTATGCCCTTCTGTTCTCCCTGCGAGGTTTGGTTTCAGGCGAGCCCTACCCTAGTGATGCTGTCCTAATTGATGAAGCCTGGTCGTCATCGAGATATGCAGTGCCAGTGATTGGGCCTGATGATTTCCTTTTCGGTTCATGCAATGGCCTTCTTGGCTTATACACAAAGACATCAATGATTAAGATAGCTAACCTTGCAACTGGTGAATGTCTACATCTTCAGAAACCTGCGAAGAATGTGAAAGGTGACCACTTCTGTTTCTACAGCTTTGGATTTCATCCGGTGACAAAAGAATACAAGATTACACACTTCCTTGGTGATTGCATTAATGGTCGCCGCCCCCACAATAAAGACAGGTTCAACATCATCCAAGTTTACACGCTCGGCGATGAGAAATGGAAAGATTTCCGAACTCCAAAAGCTCTTAGCTTGATCAGTGTGAGAAACTCTGGAGTTGTCAATGTTGATGGCAAAATGTATTGGTTAACTGAAGACATGTCAGCTAACTGTCAGCATTCAGTTATGTCCTTTGATCTATTGGAAGAAAGTTTTGCAATGACACAACTGCCTGCAGCATATGAAGATCATGATTATTATGGTCCTCGTAAGTTCTGGATCAGAGATATAGATGGGAAGATATGCATAGTAACTGCTCAAACCAGTCACTATGATGCCAGAACTGTTCTTGGTGAGCTGCAGATCTGGACACTTGACAACACGGCAGAGCAACAAAGGTGGAGCCGGAAGTACAACATTAAGAACCCACCTAATTACATTCTGGGTCCACATTTTGTTCACAGGGATAGGATCCTCACACAACTTGGCAGCGATGATGTATGTTCGTATGAGTTGCTTAGTGAGAACTTCAAGATTGATTTGAGCAAGATGGTGAAGCTGTTAGATTTCAGTCCCCACGGGCAGAACTTGCAATCTCACAACTGCGTGAAATCACTTGTACGTTTAGAAGTATTCAGTAAGGCTGGCATCGTGCGCAGACCAAAACAGTGGGATGGGTGGGAACTGAAAAAGTGGGAAGCTTGGGAGCAGAATCTTGCCAAGAAGGAAACAATGTGGTCCAGACTTTATGAAGATGAGCATAAGAAAACT GCATCCACACAATCTTTGCACGCTCGACTTAATCATCTACTGCCTCAAATCTTGGATGATGTGATGCGACAGCAGATATGCATGAAAAACAATCAAATATGTGCAGCCTTTGCAGATCAG CAACCAAGGTCCCTCCGGCGGCTTAACTGGGTGGAGCAAAAGCGGGATGAGGAAACATTATTTGCTCGTGTGGAAAAGTTTATAGATATTACCATG GCTGCTACTCAGGCGATTGAAAGCGTCCATGATATGATCGGAAGAGTTACACAGGATCTTGAT AAGCGTACTTCAACTTCGAAAGCTGGCATTGCTTCACAGAATCACAGTGGCGACGGCGATGGTGATACGGACTTGGGACTTTAG